From a single Capsicum annuum cultivar UCD-10X-F1 chromosome 12, UCD10Xv1.1, whole genome shotgun sequence genomic region:
- the LOC107850419 gene encoding putative late blight resistance protein homolog R1B-23, whose amino-acid sequence MSWERLQQIFDVITSPKILIDEVQLFTLERGFHDIFISLQSFTDEPNMRDVTPKIQTLFKDDAFNLSSLYLTEPFDLFATELQNKILLIKREIRAKYSFPKISLPLPAKFVGDILPYVLENIGGLKKIHDPYSPLYVPKTVLEQIEGVSKELKSLQNFVCFVSERFIELQSQHHVNFFLHVLAVSGHASTLIWLYLPDFTPEQMNVMLSDFLRMRIKPIRPCIRKIYVDVIQSLKSTVQSGWYTNIQNEHAIDSEGSFLETILHNLVEVHANSNSTQRVALRDQLETLQKMLNFLRSNIFRVPTEDLEFLLRDIEIAIIDVGLLVYSLYEDEEKENMTLGEVHLAQVLDFLGKIQRLSIAIYVTIRKAFQSNLPRIHGLGYVDCLLNNLKEFQSCHSDSLASFMDELQLIQKEFESLQPFLEAVSEERHNDLDKIQHCVTQLIGKAREVEYIVDACINEEAPVWCLKQWILHIMEEITVIRAEVAVIREKKMDLDALNTVPAQTSNLARFPMMNEEIVGFEDVIENLRDQLIKGTKGRDVISVVGMPGLGKTTLAYRLYYDRLITSHFDIRAQCCVSQVYSRKDLLVAILRDAVNVDSGCREKQADELADQLRKTLFSKRYLILLDDVWETSVWDDLIGCFQDVNNGSRVILTTRNHEVATYARFQSDPHPLRMFNNDESWELLRKKVFGEESCPLLLNNIGQQIAMKCGQLPLSVALVAGILAEMEKKVECWEQLANNLGPHIQKDSRSVIEQSYQILPYHLRSCFLYFGAFLEDNVIDVSKLTWLWISEGFIRSCEGKSLEDIAEGYLENLIGRNLVMGTKRSPQGKIKACRIHDLLHDFCKERAKEEMRILWLRWDQNVNPSSRLSGHKQLAHRLCIDGEGDPGNWSSCLSHVFSIILHNNRLSIGHDSHIFHNLKFIKVLDLESTRISLFSFNLVYLRYFAAETSDFSIITDCWKLETLKLKTLGETMSLPITLWKMDKLRHLHISNCSFAREFALDLIENSKKLHDLKTLSTPYFSSCQEAEFILRKTPNLRELRCKVKGVYHFQDYVLNFPARIETLKIHVSYTAYPAQIEILKLQNSYTPAIPFRISAPNLKNLTLKDFYLHPQHLSEIASLQNLQVLKLKDIYFEGCKWEVRDGEFHELRILKLHAGQVHFEEWTVVDDAFPNLERLVLRDCKFLKEIPSCFEDIPSLKSIEVRNCNENVDKSARDIRETQVEDYQNSEFEVFIH is encoded by the exons ATGTCTTGGGAGCGTTTGCAACAAATTTTTGATGTTATAACCTCCCCTAAAATTTTGATAGATGAAGTCCAGCTTTTTACATTGGAACGGGGATTCCACGATATTTTCATCAGCTTGCAGAGCTTCACAGATGAACCTAACATGCGAGATGTCACTCCGAAAATCCAAACTCTTTTTAAAGATGATGCATTTAACCTTTCTTCATTGTACCTAACTGAGCCCTTCGATCTCTTTGCCACTGAGCTGCAAAATAAGATTTTGTTGATCAAGAGGGAAATTAGAGCCAAATACtcctttcctaaaatatcattaCCACTTCCAGCCAAGTTTGTTGGGGATATCCTCCCATATGTGCTAGAGAATATTGGTGGTCTAAAGAAGATTCAtgatccatattcaccactttaTGTTCCCAAAACAGTATTGGAACAAATAGAAGGAGTTTCAAAGGAATTGAAATCGCTGCAAAATTTTGTCTGCTTTGTTTCAGAGAGGTTCATAGAGCTTCAGAGCCAACATCATGTTAAtttctttcttcatgttttagcTGTGTCTGGCCACGCATCAACACTTATCTGGTTGTATCTACCAGACTTTACTCCAGAGCAAATGAATGTTATGCTTTCTGATTTCTTGCGAATGAGGATTAAGCCCATTCGACCATGCATTCGCAAGATCTATGTTGATGTCATTCAATCTTTAAAGTCTACTGTACAATCAGGATGGTATACCAACATCCAAAATGAGCATGCAATTGACAGTGAAGGGAGCTTTTTGGAGACTATCCTACACAATTTGGTGGAGGTGCATGCTAATAGCAACTCTACTCAGAGAGTTGCTTTGAGGGATCAGTTGGAAACCCTTCAAAAGATGCTCAACTTTTTGAGATCCAATATCTTCCGTGTGCCAACAGAAGATCTTGAATTTCTTCTTCGAGATATAGAGATTGCGATTATTGATGTTGGACTTCTGGTTTATTCGTTGTATGAAGATGAGGAGAAGGAAAACATGACACTGGGAGAAGTGCACCTAGCACAAGTTCTTGATTTTTTGGGCAAAATTCAACGTCTAAGCATAGCGATCTACGTCACTATTCGGAAGGCGTTTCAATCTAATTTGCCAAGGATTCATGGACTAGGCTATGTTGATTGCCTTTTAAACAACCTGAAGGAGTTCCAAAGCTGCCATTCAGATTCACTAGCTTCTTTCATGGACGAACTTCAATTAATTCAGAAGGAATTTGAGAGCTTGCAACCTTTTCTAGAGGCTGTTTCAGAAGAGCGACACAATGACCTCGACAAAATTCAACATTGTGTGACACAATTGATTGGCAAAGCACGTGAAGTAGAATACATAGTTGATGCTTGTATAAACGAGGAAGCTCCTGTCTGGTGCCTCAAGCAATGGATCTTGCATATCATGGAGGAGATTACGGTTATCAGAGCAGAGGTAGCTGTAATTCGTGAAAAGAAAATGGATTTGGATGCATTGAACACTGTCCCAGCTCAGACGTCAAATTTGGCAAGGTTTCCAATGATGAATGAAGAAATTGTTGGTTTTGAGGATGTCATAGAAAATTTAAGGGATCAACTAATAAAAGGCACCAAAGGACGAGATGTTATCTCGGTTGTTGGTATGCCTGGTCTAGGCAAGACGACTTTGGCCTACAGACTCTACTATGACAGGTTAATCACTTCTCACTTTGACATTCGTGCACAGTGTTGTGTGTCTCAAGTATATTCACGTAAGGACTTGCTAGTTGCAATTTTACGTGATGCTGTCAATGTGGACTCTGGCTGTAGAGAAAAACAAGCTGATGAATTAGCTGATCAGCTTCGCAAAACTTTATTTTCCAAAAGATATCTGATCCTTCTTGATGATGTGTGGGAAACTAGTGTGTGGGATGACCTAATAGGTTGTTTCCAAGATGTAAATAATGGAAGTCGAGTTATTCTAACAACAAGAAATCATGAAGTTGCCACATACGCCAGATTTCAAAGTGATCCCCATCCGCTTCGTATGTTTAACAATGACGAAAGTTGGGAGTTACTGAGAAAAAAAGTGTTTGGTGAAGAAAGCTGCCCTCTGCTGCTAAACAATATCGGGCAACAAATAGCAATGAAGTGTGGTCAATTGCCTCTTTCAGTTGCTTTGGTGGCTGGTATTCTAGCTGAGATGGAGAAGAAAGTAGAATGTTGGGAACAATTGGCCAACAATTTAGGTCCCCACATTCAAAAAGACTCTAGGTCCGTTATAGAACAAAGTTATCAGATTTTACCCTATCATCTGAGATCTTGTTTTCTTTACTTTGGAGCATTTTTAGAGGACAATGTTATTGATGTTTCAAAGTTAACATGGTTGTGGATCTCGGAAGGATTTATTAGAAGTTGTGAAGGCAAGAGCTTGGAGGATATAGCAGAAGGCTATTTGGAAAATCTTATTGGAAGAAATCTAGTGATGGGAACTAAGAGGAGTCCTCAAGGTAAGATCAAAGCATGTCGCATTCATGACCTATTGCATGATTTCTGCAAGGAGAGAGCAAAGGAAGAGATGCGTATCCTGTGGCTAAGATG GGATCAAAATGTCAATCCTTCTTCCCGCCTTTCTGGTCACAAGCAACTAGCTCATCGCTTGTGCATTGATGGTGAAGGGGATCCTGGAAATTGGAGCTCGTGCTTGTCACATGTTTTCTCTATAATTTTGCATAACAACCGCCTTTCCATTGGCCACGATTCCCACATTTTCCACAACTTAAAGTTTATAAAAGTGTTAGATTTGGAGTCCACTAGAATTAGTTTATTCTCCTTTAATCTAGTTTACCTGAGGTACTTTGCTGCTGAAACATCTGACTTCTCAATCATAACCGATTGTTGGAAACTTGAAActttgaaattaaaaactttaGGAGAAACAATGTCACTACCCATTACGCTCTGGAAGATGGATAAATTGAGACATCTGCATATTTCCAATTGCAGCTTTGCCAGAGAATTTGCACTAGACTTAATTGAGAACTCCAAAAAACTTCATGATCTGAAAACTCTTTCCACTCCATATTTTTCTTCCTGCCAGGAAGCGgaatttattttgagaaaaacaCCAAATCTTCGGGAACTGAGATGCAAAGTCAAGGGTGTTTACCACTTTCAGGACTATGTATTGAATTTTCCAGCACGGATTGAAACACTGAAGATTCATGTTAGCTACACAGCTTATCCAGCACAGATTGAAATACTGAAGCTTCAAAACAGCTACACACCAGCAATCCCCTTTCGCATCTCCGCTCCAAATCTCAAAAACTTGACACTGAAGGACTTTTACCTGCATCCTCAACACTTATCAGAAATTGCTTCTCTTCAGAACCTTCAAGTGCTCAAACTGAAAGACATTTACTTTGAAGGTTGTAAGTGGGAAGTGCGTGATGGTGAGTTCCATGAGCTCAGAATCTTGAAATTACATGCTGGACAAGTTCACTTTGAAGAATGGACTGTCGTGGATGATGCCTTCCCTAACCTTGAGCGCTTGGTTTTGAGAGATTGCAAATTTCTTAAGGAGATCCCTTCTTGTTTCGAAGACATCCCTTCTCTGAAGTCCATTGAGGTAAGAAATTGCAACGAAAATGTTGACAAGTCAGCGAGGGATATCAGGGAAACACAAGTTGAAGATTATCAGAATTCCGAGTTTGAGGTCTTTATCCACTAG